Proteins encoded within one genomic window of Ranitomeya variabilis isolate aRanVar5 chromosome 4, aRanVar5.hap1, whole genome shotgun sequence:
- the LOC143769123 gene encoding protein kinase C-like 1, with protein MATTGRGEESEKRSEEKRREEKRKREEDSVTGLKKKRRRDNSRLEEPTPGCSGDPGSSGPYARLNISRFNIHQVLGRGAFGKVVLASVPGSNINVAVKMITKRDNEDIILRERRILLAARHCPFLCHLYAAHQSQIRAYFIMEYLSGGAWRI; from the exons atggcgactactggacgaggagaagagagcgagaagaggagcgaggagaagaggcgcgaggagaagaggaagagggaagaggacagcgtgaccggattaaagaagaaaaggagacgagacaacagcagattggaggagccaacacctggatgcagcggagaccctggatcatccggcccctatgccaggcttaacatcagccgcttcaacatccaccaggtcctaggtagaggcgcctttggcaaa gtggtcctggcatctgtccccggcagtaacatcaacgtggccgtcaaaatgatcaccaaaagggacaacgaggacatcatcttgagagagcggcggatactcctggcggccagacactgcccattcctgtgccacctctatgccgcacaccagtctcagATCAGGGCATATTTCATCATGGAGTACCTGTCCGGTGGAGCGTGGAGGATTTGA
- the LOC143769122 gene encoding protein kinase C delta type-like: MTLILHSVLSIRFYTAEMVCGLQFLHGHNIVHRDIKPDNIMLDADGHIRIIDLGLAQDGVSSSKNISGVTGTFHYMAPEVHRRKRYGAAVDWWSLGIVVSRMAAGRYPFYNGPVKQMAFKSIINEKPKFPTWLHGDVKHLIKKLLRKDPQTRLGVSGNIRAHPFFTTIGWEDLEERRVEPPFTPFRPVLENHHLQWPEHTVLHPVAGFTYVSPSWTWWMKRSGL; this comes from the exons atgacattgattctgcactctgttctctccatcagattctacacagcagagatggtatgtggcctccagttcctccatggacacaacatcgtccaccg tgacataaagccggataacatcatgttggatgcagatggccacatccgtatcatcgaccttgggcttgcccaagatggcgtctcctcctccaaaaacatctctggagtgacgggcactttccattacatggcccctgaggtgcatcgtagaaaacggtatggcgcagcagtggactggtggagcctagggattgtggtgtccaggatggcagcagggcgatatccattttacaacggccccgtcaagcaaatggctttcaaaTCCATCATCAATGAGAAGCCAAAATTTCCAACTTGGCTTCATGGTGAcgtgaaacatctcatcaagaagctgctgcgcaaagaccctcagacacgcctgggtgtgagcgggaacatcagagcgcatccattctttaccaccatcggctgggaggatctggaggaaaggagagtagagccaccatttacaccattcaggccagttctggagaaccaccatctgcagtggccggagcacacagtccttcaccctgtggccggatttacgtacgtgtcaccaagctggacctg gtggatgaaaagatctggactgtga